The Leifsonia williamsii genome includes a region encoding these proteins:
- a CDS encoding heavy metal translocating P-type ATPase, with amino-acid sequence MTDHNGHDHHAGHVIPTGTESVHQQHAGDLSDSGHDASQHAGHDMTRHSGHDMAGHGGHGGMGGHAGHGDHVGQFRRLFWIMLIIAIPVVGFSPMFAMILGYPLPDAVWVAWISPVLGTVMYVWGGRPFLTGAVSELRALKPGMMLLIALAITVAFLASWGASLGILDHELDFWWELALLIVIMLLGHWIEMRSLAQTTSALDSLAALLPDEAERVEGDITVQVAPSDLQVGDMVVVRPGGRIPADGRIVSGSASMDESMITGESRTVRRDVGDAVVAGTVATDSGLRVEITAVGDDTALAGIQRLVSDAQNSSSRAQRIADTAAAWLFWFALGAAVITALVWTMIGLPDEAVVRTITVLVIACPHALGLAIPLVVSIATERAARGGVLVKDRLALESMRTVDTVLFDKTGTLTKGEPTVTAIETIDGTSSDQLLALAAASEADSEHPLARAIVNAAAARNLQVSGASGFESSPAVGVSATVDGHHIQVGGPNLLNEAGVEELRVADAWREDGAIILHVLIDGHVAGALKLADEIRQESRQAVDALHAQNVQVVMITGDADTVANSVATNLGIDRYFAGVRPEDKSAKVKELQAEGRRVAMVGDGVNDAPALAQADVGIAIGAGTDVAIASAGVILASDDPRSVLSVIELSRASYRKMKQNLWWAAGYNLISVPLAAGVLAPIGFVLPMSVGAILMSLSTIVVALNAQLLRRLDLRPETSARTALERSRTLPETKQPASRI; translated from the coding sequence ATGACCGATCACAACGGGCACGACCACCACGCCGGCCACGTCATTCCAACCGGAACCGAATCTGTTCACCAGCAGCACGCCGGAGACTTGAGTGACAGTGGACACGACGCGAGCCAGCATGCTGGACACGACATGACCCGGCACTCCGGACATGACATGGCCGGACACGGCGGACACGGTGGGATGGGCGGCCACGCCGGACACGGTGACCACGTCGGCCAGTTCCGGCGGCTGTTCTGGATCATGCTGATCATCGCCATTCCCGTTGTCGGGTTCTCTCCGATGTTCGCCATGATCCTGGGATACCCGCTGCCGGACGCGGTCTGGGTGGCATGGATCTCACCAGTCCTCGGCACGGTCATGTACGTGTGGGGCGGCCGTCCCTTCCTCACCGGCGCGGTAAGCGAACTGCGAGCCCTCAAGCCAGGGATGATGCTTCTGATCGCGCTGGCGATCACGGTCGCGTTTCTGGCCTCCTGGGGCGCCAGCCTGGGCATCCTGGATCACGAACTCGACTTCTGGTGGGAGCTCGCACTCCTGATCGTGATCATGCTGCTCGGGCACTGGATCGAGATGCGGTCCCTGGCGCAAACCACCTCCGCCCTCGACTCGCTCGCCGCCCTGCTACCCGATGAGGCGGAGCGTGTGGAGGGCGACATCACCGTGCAGGTCGCCCCCTCTGACCTTCAGGTCGGCGATATGGTCGTGGTCCGCCCCGGCGGGCGGATCCCGGCGGACGGGCGGATCGTCTCCGGGTCGGCGAGCATGGACGAGTCGATGATCACCGGCGAATCCCGCACTGTCCGCCGTGACGTCGGCGACGCCGTCGTCGCCGGCACCGTCGCCACTGACTCCGGTCTGCGTGTCGAGATCACAGCTGTCGGCGACGATACCGCCCTCGCCGGTATTCAGCGCCTGGTGAGCGACGCGCAGAACTCCTCCTCTCGGGCCCAGCGGATCGCTGACACCGCAGCCGCCTGGCTGTTCTGGTTCGCCCTCGGCGCCGCCGTTATCACCGCGTTGGTGTGGACGATGATCGGGCTCCCCGATGAGGCCGTCGTACGGACCATCACCGTTCTGGTGATCGCCTGCCCGCACGCGCTCGGCCTGGCCATCCCGCTGGTGGTCTCCATCGCCACCGAACGCGCCGCGCGCGGTGGTGTCCTGGTGAAGGACCGCCTTGCCCTGGAGAGCATGCGGACCGTCGACACGGTGCTCTTCGACAAGACTGGCACCCTGACCAAAGGCGAACCCACAGTCACCGCCATCGAGACCATCGATGGCACCAGCTCCGATCAGCTCCTGGCTCTGGCAGCAGCTTCCGAAGCCGACTCCGAGCATCCTCTTGCCCGGGCGATCGTCAACGCCGCCGCGGCGCGCAACCTGCAGGTGAGCGGGGCGAGCGGTTTCGAGTCGTCGCCGGCTGTTGGCGTGTCGGCCACAGTCGACGGCCACCATATCCAGGTCGGCGGCCCCAACCTGCTGAACGAGGCGGGCGTTGAGGAACTTCGTGTCGCCGACGCCTGGCGGGAGGATGGCGCGATCATTCTGCACGTTCTCATCGACGGGCACGTGGCAGGCGCGCTGAAGCTCGCCGACGAGATCCGCCAGGAGTCCCGGCAGGCCGTCGACGCGCTGCACGCGCAGAACGTGCAGGTCGTGATGATCACCGGCGACGCCGACACCGTCGCCAACTCGGTCGCGACCAACCTCGGCATCGACCGGTACTTCGCCGGAGTCCGACCAGAGGACAAGTCCGCCAAGGTCAAAGAACTCCAGGCGGAAGGCCGCAGGGTGGCGATGGTCGGCGATGGCGTGAACGACGCCCCCGCCCTCGCCCAAGCCGACGTCGGCATCGCCATCGGCGCCGGTACGGATGTCGCCATCGCCTCTGCAGGAGTCATCCTCGCCAGCGACGACCCCCGCTCCGTGCTCTCGGTCATCGAGCTCTCCCGGGCCAGCTACCGCAAAATGAAGCAGAACCTGTGGTGGGCGGCCGGTTACAACCTGATCTCCGTGCCACTCGCCGCCGGCGTCCTCGCACCCATCGGCTTCGTCCTGCCCATGTCCGTCGGCGCCATCCTGATGTCCCTGTCCACCATCGTCGTCGCGCTCAACGCCCAACTGCTGCGCCGCCTCGACCTGCGACCCGAGACCAGCGCGCGAACCGCCCTCGAACGATCCCGTACTCTGCCTGAGACCAAGCAACCCGCCTCCCGCATCTAA
- a CDS encoding metal-sensitive transcriptional regulator: protein MNDTATATQHEHEHGYITDKASYMRRLSRIEGQARGIARMVDEEQYCIDILTQISALTSALKSVAVGLVDDHLKHCVADAVLLGGEEGQEKIKEASDAIARLVRS, encoded by the coding sequence ATGAACGACACCGCAACTGCCACACAACACGAACACGAACACGGCTACATCACCGACAAAGCCAGCTACATGCGCCGCCTCAGCCGCATCGAGGGACAAGCCCGCGGAATCGCGCGGATGGTCGATGAAGAGCAGTACTGCATCGACATCCTCACCCAGATCTCGGCGCTGACCTCCGCCCTCAAGAGCGTCGCCGTCGGCCTGGTCGACGACCACCTCAAGCACTGTGTCGCCGACGCTGTCCTACTCGGCGGCGAGGAAGGACAGGAGAAGATCAAGGAGGCCAGCGACGCCATCGCCCGGCTCGTTCGCTCCTAG
- a CDS encoding DUF6153 family protein, whose product MVSNSIRLPRLSGMQRIVVLLLAVTGIVVGLLAMHTLTTVAGDHTTHHATAAATHDHAAVASTATAAVHPAAIADNAMTGMPGPTSDCNGTCDSGHNMANMVCLLALLVLTLVVTLRVIFTRWGNDLHRLVAALTAALPAVLAPPSPPSLHILSISRT is encoded by the coding sequence GTGGTCAGCAACAGCATCCGCTTGCCACGGCTCAGCGGGATGCAGCGCATCGTCGTGCTGCTGCTCGCCGTGACCGGCATCGTCGTCGGTCTCCTCGCCATGCACACGCTCACCACGGTCGCCGGAGACCACACCACCCACCACGCCACCGCCGCAGCGACTCACGACCACGCCGCGGTGGCTTCCACCGCAACGGCGGCAGTACATCCTGCCGCCATTGCCGACAACGCCATGACGGGCATGCCCGGCCCAACGAGCGACTGTAACGGCACCTGCGACTCCGGCCACAACATGGCGAACATGGTCTGCCTGCTCGCACTACTCGTGCTCACGCTAGTCGTTACCCTGCGGGTGATCTTCACCCGATGGGGCAACGACCTGCACCGGCTCGTCGCCGCGCTGACCGCCGCCCTCCCCGCCGTACTGGCGCCTCCCTCACCACCCTCTCTTCACATCCTCTCCATCAGCCGAACCTGA
- a CDS encoding DUF305 domain-containing protein, giving the protein MKIKTMALASSAALATALILAGCSSPTTGGHSGMDMGGSSATSTATSEHNDADVSFTQNMVMHHQQAIEMSDMVLAKTGVDAKVTELAQKIKAAQQPEIDTMNGWLNSWNVSMGMSHDMGGMMSESDMRDLKDASGADASKLFLTQMIQHHQGAIEMANEEVKTGKNTDAVALAKKIVTDQTAEIATMKDLLSSL; this is encoded by the coding sequence ATGAAGATCAAGACGATGGCGCTCGCCTCCAGCGCCGCCCTGGCCACCGCCCTCATCCTGGCTGGCTGCTCCAGCCCCACCACCGGCGGTCACTCCGGAATGGACATGGGCGGATCCTCCGCCACCAGCACCGCCACGAGCGAGCACAACGACGCCGACGTATCGTTCACCCAGAACATGGTCATGCACCACCAGCAGGCCATCGAAATGTCCGACATGGTCCTTGCCAAGACCGGCGTCGACGCAAAGGTCACCGAGCTGGCGCAGAAGATCAAGGCCGCGCAGCAGCCGGAGATCGACACGATGAACGGCTGGCTGAACAGCTGGAACGTGTCCATGGGCATGTCCCACGACATGGGCGGCATGATGTCCGAATCCGACATGAGGGACCTCAAGGACGCCTCCGGTGCGGACGCAAGCAAGTTGTTCCTCACTCAGATGATTCAGCATCACCAGGGCGCCATCGAGATGGCGAACGAGGAAGTCAAGACGGGGAAGAACACGGATGCCGTGGCCCTGGCGAAGAAGATTGTCACAGATCAGACCGCCGAGATCGCCACGATGAAGGACCTGCTCAGCAGCCTGTAG
- a CDS encoding M23 family metallopeptidase: protein MTSPTPSYSRRRDLRSQRRNVAPKSARRKNRPWQTIIATAAATLLAAPFALPAFADSAEPDAIDVIRVLEQAQTVSINADATGVAITREGYTVTTPPPPPPLVPAPQALTGGYASTADTFTNNPASPVQWPFTQGVPISDGFGYRSAPCAGCSSKHQGIDMNPGRGTPIQIIADGVVSEIGNPSGELGVYAIIDHVIDGERISSLYAHMLAGSLRVNVGDQVRVTDIVGQVGSTGMSTGAHLHFGIMRDRAFIDPYPYMKEKVGS from the coding sequence ATGACCTCCCCAACCCCTTCGTACTCACGCAGACGCGATCTTCGATCGCAGCGCCGCAACGTGGCGCCGAAATCCGCGCGCCGGAAGAACCGACCCTGGCAGACCATCATCGCCACCGCGGCCGCCACTCTGCTCGCCGCACCCTTTGCCCTCCCCGCCTTCGCCGACTCTGCCGAACCGGACGCTATCGACGTGATCCGCGTGCTCGAGCAAGCCCAGACCGTCAGCATCAACGCGGACGCGACCGGCGTGGCGATCACGCGCGAGGGCTACACAGTCACCACGCCACCACCACCCCCACCACTCGTGCCCGCCCCTCAAGCGCTGACCGGCGGCTACGCTTCCACGGCCGATACGTTCACCAACAACCCGGCCTCCCCGGTCCAGTGGCCCTTCACTCAGGGCGTGCCCATCAGCGACGGGTTCGGATACCGCAGCGCACCCTGCGCCGGCTGCTCCTCCAAGCACCAGGGCATCGACATGAACCCAGGCCGCGGCACCCCCATCCAAATCATCGCGGACGGTGTGGTCTCAGAAATCGGCAACCCCAGCGGCGAACTCGGCGTCTACGCGATCATCGACCATGTCATCGACGGGGAAAGGATCAGCAGCCTCTACGCTCACATGCTCGCCGGTTCCCTTCGCGTGAATGTCGGAGACCAAGTCCGAGTCACCGACATCGTCGGACAGGTTGGCAGCACCGGCATGAGCACCGGCGCCCACCTCCACTTCGGAATCATGCGCGATCGCGCCTTCATCGACCCGTACCCCTACATGAAAGAGAAGGTCGGCTCGTGA
- a CDS encoding WD40/YVTN/BNR-like repeat-containing protein — protein sequence MSAPIRFALTAGLIVTGLLLTGCTLPTGEPSQRTVDPVAALAHVHDLAIDDKQRVLVATHDGIYRLPEIAGGTELTGPLGGARFDAMSFTTVGDTTFASGHPGSDSPAAFQAPNVGLMRVSGDADEWTNTSLGGRTDFHALTSARFDTTVQLYGVDAASGALLHSQDSGDTWSVGATLEATDLAAYPGKADTIYAATRAGVAISTDGGRTFKTDTSAPILNQLAIAGKGTVYGIGPDGYLWKHAGAAWTRGEVLPGTAQALTATDDRVILATDRGIFATADMGVQWTPLWTP from the coding sequence GTGAGCGCCCCCATCCGCTTTGCCCTGACTGCAGGTCTAATCGTTACCGGGCTGCTGCTCACCGGGTGCACTCTCCCGACCGGCGAACCATCCCAGCGGACCGTCGATCCAGTCGCCGCGCTCGCCCATGTCCACGACCTCGCCATCGACGACAAGCAACGCGTTCTTGTCGCAACACACGACGGCATCTACCGCCTCCCCGAGATCGCCGGCGGAACGGAGCTGACTGGGCCGCTCGGCGGAGCACGCTTCGATGCCATGTCATTCACCACCGTCGGCGACACCACGTTCGCCTCAGGGCACCCCGGCAGTGATTCCCCGGCAGCTTTCCAAGCGCCCAATGTTGGACTGATGCGCGTCTCCGGCGACGCCGATGAGTGGACCAACACATCACTCGGCGGACGTACCGACTTCCACGCACTCACCTCCGCCCGGTTCGATACGACGGTTCAGCTCTACGGCGTCGACGCAGCCTCCGGTGCGCTCCTGCACAGCCAGGACAGCGGCGACACCTGGTCCGTTGGCGCAACTCTGGAAGCAACCGACCTCGCCGCCTACCCCGGGAAGGCTGACACCATCTACGCCGCCACCCGAGCCGGAGTCGCCATCAGCACCGACGGCGGCCGCACATTCAAAACGGACACCAGCGCCCCCATCCTCAACCAGCTCGCCATTGCTGGCAAAGGCACCGTCTACGGCATCGGGCCAGACGGATACCTCTGGAAGCACGCCGGAGCCGCGTGGACCCGCGGCGAGGTCCTGCCGGGGACAGCCCAAGCGCTCACCGCTACCGACGACCGCGTCATTCTCGCCACAGACCGCGGGATTTTTGCGACCGCGGACATGGGAGTGCAGTGGACGCCACTCTGGACGCCCTGA
- a CDS encoding ArdC-like ssDNA-binding domain-containing protein, with protein sequence MGGKSTTRSAEDRRTEAEALQASIVKQVQQLSDSGQWRAFLEFARSFHTYSLNNVLLILSQNPQATNVAGFRQWQAKGRQVRRGEKSIKIFGYREKRFAHDDDQKKATEDDERVVRYFPTLSVFDITQTDPIEGAQPLPEDPAQRLIGDDDHGLIAPLTRYLTGHGWGIQREPLTIASGYTDPERRRVVLAKDLAPEQSAKTLIHETAHIELRHIDDIDDYRTHRGQMEVEAESVAYIVGGMNGFDTSAYSIGYITGWADEDTNAIRATAVRVLGTAHTIAEAIEHHA encoded by the coding sequence ATGGGCGGCAAGAGCACCACAAGGAGCGCAGAAGATCGACGGACCGAGGCGGAGGCACTGCAGGCGTCGATCGTGAAGCAAGTCCAGCAACTTAGCGACAGCGGCCAGTGGCGCGCGTTCCTAGAGTTCGCCCGCTCCTTCCACACCTACAGCCTCAACAACGTCCTGCTGATCTTGTCGCAGAACCCGCAGGCGACCAATGTCGCCGGATTTCGTCAGTGGCAGGCCAAGGGACGACAAGTTCGCCGGGGCGAGAAATCGATCAAGATTTTCGGATACCGGGAGAAGAGATTCGCTCATGATGACGACCAGAAGAAGGCGACGGAGGACGACGAACGCGTAGTCCGGTACTTCCCCACACTGTCCGTTTTCGACATCACACAGACCGACCCGATCGAGGGAGCCCAGCCGCTCCCCGAGGACCCGGCCCAACGGCTGATCGGGGACGACGACCACGGCCTCATCGCCCCCCTGACCCGCTATCTAACGGGCCACGGATGGGGCATCCAACGCGAGCCGCTCACCATCGCGAGCGGGTACACCGACCCTGAGCGGCGTCGCGTCGTCCTCGCCAAAGACCTTGCCCCCGAACAGTCGGCTAAGACTCTCATTCACGAGACCGCGCACATCGAGCTGCGCCACATCGACGACATCGACGACTACCGCACGCACCGCGGACAGATGGAGGTCGAAGCCGAATCAGTCGCATACATCGTCGGCGGCATGAACGGGTTCGACACCAGCGCCTACAGCATCGGATACATCACGGGCTGGGCGGATGAAGACACCAACGCGATCCGCGCGACTGCCGTGCGCGTGCTCGGAACAGCGCACACCATCGCAGAAGCCATCGAGCACCACGCATAA
- a CDS encoding AAA family ATPase: MRQAIAYAFGGVCDSHLTAKTAEGVLAAADYAGAVMTRYVVEDGSIRDDLLTRKQLRTWVDGSDPLTGEHRGFEMSSPNADLVLDATINAPKSFSIAAMLDPELNAAYEDLQDRLRDRIIHLWQEELNARRGKGGCIREDLARVEVVELKHERSRSLDPHKHRHLWLNVKVQGLDGRWSNVDTRVALRFQNVINAEGDLAARTDPAWATALAAKGFTLNESGEIAQLQHLVRPLSKRSAQIEANKIARTAWWKQQHPGQEPSHDVLNQIDRWAWAANRPNKPGDLNEDDWAALVREELAAVDPALLSARPRIEAAWASIEDLDIELLAAKAIVDADARATGTGGRFSLMDVRAGALRALAATGVIAELTELATIAEQVIAAARAHTVTLLDQPDVPSHIKSRMATSTAALKATIANRIEALSAPGTAAPVEEITAIAHVLDPERLLDNDQTDGASAIAGTASVVAITGGAGTGKTSMLKVASATLRRHGRNMIIVAPTKKASTVAGRETHSAASSLHQLLHDYGWRWNTGIAGNTEWKLLQPGDTDPTTGQYYRGPRTRIRPGDRIVVDEAGMLDLEAANALIDVIHRTGATVAVVGDDYQALPVGHSGAMALFRRSAFEKIELTEIHRFRDPEWADLSARIRDSRGLAESRAIAEEIEQAGHLMLVTSEAEAYQTMVAAWLESSRKAQTIALVTGTHAEAQRVNEAIQARRIESGALDTRTFAVGQSGQPVLVGDVVQTRRNDNASGVENRQNWIIRSITDEHLTLACTSDSSSLRRITREYASANLHLGYASTVYGVQGETTDRAIVGPGVDAAGLYVGLTRGRSRNDAVVIASSVEAAKTELAATMQRQLREETIEKSRLAAREELARAARNGAARPLATVDAPSPTLSR; encoded by the coding sequence GTGAGGCAAGCGATCGCTTACGCGTTCGGCGGTGTCTGCGACTCGCACCTGACGGCGAAGACCGCGGAAGGGGTGCTCGCGGCGGCGGATTACGCGGGTGCGGTGATGACCCGGTACGTCGTGGAGGACGGGTCCATCCGCGATGATCTGCTCACCCGGAAGCAGCTGCGCACCTGGGTCGATGGCAGCGACCCACTCACCGGTGAGCATCGCGGGTTCGAGATGTCCTCCCCCAATGCGGATCTGGTGTTGGACGCGACGATCAACGCGCCGAAGTCGTTCAGCATTGCGGCGATGCTGGATCCGGAGTTGAACGCTGCGTACGAGGACCTCCAGGACCGACTGAGGGACCGGATCATCCACCTCTGGCAGGAGGAGCTAAACGCTCGGCGTGGGAAGGGCGGCTGCATCAGGGAAGACCTCGCTCGGGTCGAGGTGGTCGAGCTCAAGCATGAACGCTCCCGCTCGCTGGATCCGCATAAGCACCGGCACCTGTGGTTGAACGTGAAAGTCCAAGGCCTCGACGGGAGGTGGTCGAACGTGGACACTCGGGTTGCGTTGCGGTTCCAGAACGTCATCAATGCCGAAGGCGACCTCGCCGCCCGCACCGACCCCGCCTGGGCCACCGCTCTGGCAGCGAAAGGCTTCACCCTTAACGAGAGTGGGGAAATCGCCCAGTTGCAGCACCTGGTGCGACCGTTGTCGAAGCGGTCCGCGCAGATCGAAGCCAACAAGATCGCCCGCACCGCCTGGTGGAAGCAGCAGCACCCCGGACAGGAACCCTCCCACGACGTGTTGAACCAGATCGACCGGTGGGCGTGGGCAGCCAACCGACCCAACAAGCCCGGCGATCTGAACGAAGACGACTGGGCCGCGCTCGTCCGCGAAGAACTCGCTGCCGTTGACCCCGCGCTCCTTTCGGCGCGCCCTCGTATCGAGGCGGCTTGGGCATCGATCGAGGATCTCGACATCGAGCTCCTCGCCGCCAAAGCCATCGTCGATGCTGACGCTCGAGCAACCGGCACCGGTGGCCGATTCAGCCTGATGGACGTCCGCGCCGGCGCACTCCGCGCCCTCGCGGCGACCGGCGTCATCGCCGAACTCACAGAACTCGCGACCATAGCCGAGCAGGTCATCGCCGCCGCACGAGCACACACCGTCACGCTGCTCGACCAGCCCGATGTTCCTTCACACATCAAGTCCAGAATGGCCACCTCCACCGCTGCACTGAAGGCCACGATCGCCAACCGAATCGAAGCACTCTCCGCGCCCGGCACCGCGGCCCCCGTCGAGGAAATCACCGCTATCGCTCACGTGCTCGACCCCGAGCGACTCCTGGACAACGATCAAACCGATGGCGCATCGGCTATTGCCGGGACCGCATCCGTCGTCGCCATCACCGGGGGGGCTGGCACGGGCAAGACGTCCATGCTCAAAGTCGCCAGCGCTACCTTGCGCCGCCACGGGCGAAACATGATCATCGTCGCCCCCACCAAGAAGGCCTCCACCGTCGCCGGACGCGAAACCCACAGCGCCGCCTCCAGCCTCCACCAGCTCCTTCATGACTACGGCTGGCGATGGAACACCGGCATCGCCGGTAACACGGAATGGAAATTGCTCCAGCCCGGCGACACCGACCCCACGACCGGGCAGTACTACCGAGGCCCACGAACCCGGATCCGCCCTGGTGATCGGATCGTTGTCGACGAGGCCGGCATGCTCGACCTCGAAGCCGCTAACGCGCTCATCGACGTCATCCACCGTACGGGCGCGACCGTCGCAGTCGTCGGCGACGACTACCAGGCCCTCCCCGTTGGGCACTCCGGCGCGATGGCTCTCTTCCGCCGGTCCGCCTTTGAGAAGATCGAACTCACCGAGATCCACCGGTTCCGCGACCCAGAATGGGCCGACCTGTCCGCGCGTATACGCGACTCACGTGGTCTCGCGGAGTCTCGCGCGATCGCAGAAGAGATCGAACAGGCGGGGCATCTCATGCTCGTCACGAGCGAAGCTGAAGCATACCAAACGATGGTTGCCGCATGGCTCGAGTCATCGCGCAAGGCGCAGACGATCGCGCTAGTGACGGGTACGCACGCAGAAGCTCAACGGGTCAACGAAGCGATTCAGGCACGGAGAATCGAGTCTGGGGCTTTGGACACACGAACATTCGCAGTGGGCCAGTCGGGGCAGCCTGTGTTGGTTGGCGATGTGGTTCAGACCCGCAGGAACGACAATGCGTCCGGAGTAGAGAATCGCCAGAACTGGATCATTAGGAGCATCACGGACGAGCACCTCACACTGGCGTGCACTTCCGACTCAAGCTCGCTGCGGCGGATCACACGCGAATACGCAAGCGCCAATCTTCACCTCGGCTACGCCAGCACTGTCTACGGCGTCCAAGGCGAAACCACGGATCGTGCCATTGTTGGTCCCGGCGTCGACGCCGCCGGCCTCTACGTCGGGCTTACTCGCGGACGGTCGCGAAACGATGCCGTCGTTATCGCCTCGTCGGTCGAGGCCGCAAAGACGGAACTGGCTGCCACGATGCAGCGACAGCTAAGAGAAGAAACCATCGAGAAGTCTCGACTCGCCGCTCGGGAGGAACTGGCCCGTGCCGCGAGGAACGGCGCCGCACGACCATTGGCGACCGTCGACGCACCGTCGCCCACATTGTCTCGATGA
- a CDS encoding MFS transporter, protein MSSSGHAAYYHGSHRWFEGHRTIGGPEAWLIWVLATIFVVWLFAIQTGYAVVSPDIQKTANLTIAQVGLAASTYTWVFAVVQFFSGALLDRFGTRPLMAIAVALVTIGAFLYAGTTNFATLVLAQAVLAIGSSFGFVGAGYVGGKWFDAARYGLMFGLVQTVASLGSAIGQPLIQASLSALTWQQLLVAFGCFGVLLVVLFIAFVRNPAPDPAVPVPTERRDNVFGEIFRDLGHSFANYRVVLSSILAGASFGAMLAVGTLWGPRIMEAHGADANFATVLTALAWLGLAVGAPLVNVVSDRWHSRKWPAFYALLLQAAAIALVIYLPNVANGAALAFMFAIGFFAGGHMLGFTVAGEAVEGALIGSASAIVNGVCFIIGGLLTSIPSAFLPESPTIADFQAALWLLPVVVVIGCVAALLLPERSVAKRSAQTTTVAAAPGSADGA, encoded by the coding sequence ATGTCATCGAGCGGACACGCGGCCTACTACCACGGCTCACATCGCTGGTTCGAAGGACACCGCACCATCGGGGGCCCCGAGGCCTGGCTGATCTGGGTGCTCGCCACGATCTTCGTCGTCTGGCTGTTCGCCATCCAGACCGGATACGCGGTCGTGTCTCCTGACATCCAGAAGACCGCGAACCTCACCATCGCCCAGGTCGGCCTGGCGGCGTCGACCTATACGTGGGTGTTCGCCGTCGTGCAGTTCTTCTCCGGCGCTCTCCTCGACCGCTTCGGCACCCGACCGCTCATGGCCATCGCCGTAGCACTGGTCACGATCGGCGCGTTCCTCTACGCCGGGACCACCAACTTCGCCACGCTCGTCCTCGCACAGGCCGTCCTGGCGATCGGCTCCTCGTTCGGATTCGTGGGGGCGGGCTACGTCGGCGGCAAATGGTTCGACGCGGCCAGGTACGGACTCATGTTCGGACTGGTGCAGACCGTCGCATCCCTCGGCTCCGCGATCGGTCAACCGCTCATTCAGGCGTCGCTGTCCGCGCTGACGTGGCAGCAGCTGCTGGTCGCGTTCGGCTGCTTCGGTGTGCTCCTGGTGGTCCTGTTCATCGCCTTCGTGCGCAACCCTGCGCCCGATCCGGCTGTCCCCGTTCCGACGGAGCGGCGGGACAACGTCTTCGGCGAGATCTTCCGCGACCTCGGCCACTCCTTCGCCAACTACCGTGTCGTCCTGTCGTCGATCCTCGCGGGTGCATCGTTCGGAGCGATGCTCGCCGTCGGGACGCTGTGGGGCCCCCGGATCATGGAGGCACACGGCGCCGACGCGAACTTCGCCACCGTCCTCACCGCGCTCGCCTGGCTCGGACTCGCCGTCGGCGCACCGCTGGTCAACGTGGTGTCCGACCGCTGGCACAGCCGCAAGTGGCCGGCGTTCTACGCCCTGCTTCTGCAGGCGGCGGCGATCGCCCTGGTGATCTACCTTCCGAACGTCGCCAACGGCGCCGCCCTCGCCTTCATGTTCGCCATCGGATTCTTCGCCGGCGGTCACATGCTCGGCTTCACCGTCGCCGGCGAGGCCGTCGAAGGCGCTCTCATCGGCAGCGCCTCCGCGATCGTCAACGGAGTGTGCTTCATCATCGGCGGCCTGCTCACCAGCATCCCCTCCGCGTTCCTGCCCGAATCGCCGACCATCGCCGACTTCCAGGCCGCACTCTGGCTGCTCCCGGTCGTCGTGGTGATCGGGTGCGTCGCGGCGTTGCTCCTGCCCGAGAGGTCGGTCGCGAAGAGGTCGGCGCAGACCACCACCGTCGCGGCCGCACCGGGTTCTGCGGATGGTGCCTGA